A region from the uncultured Bacteroides sp. genome encodes:
- a CDS encoding DUF1735 and LamG domain-containing protein, with protein MKHIINNLSILLLLTFGISVVCSSCSDDMKNYDNKAFTSSSKVGTILLKGTNDVEDAVIKTQIAKPEVTDVRVTYKADSSLVDEYNMIYGEQAIIVPSENYEISDDVSVIEAGAMEGNDVVVHFKNLSELDRDLVYVLPVTVGDSNIDFLKSTRTSYFVIKGAALINTVANVTNNYLALQNPGSSTLNNLSQLTIEALVRIDQFGKLISTVMGIEGNFLFRVGDAGVSDNQLQLATSNGNVTDASWQIPINEWVHIAATYSSTDGAVEFYLNGVRKGSTQYTSYRSSVNWASSSFYIGKSYDDTRWLEGDICEVRVWNRVLTVDEIKAKDHYYVVAPDSEGLVAYWRFDEGSGKVVADHTGNANTVVANADMRWDTVSLPQ; from the coding sequence ATGAAACATATAATAAACAATTTATCTATTTTGTTACTTTTGACATTCGGCATATCGGTCGTATGTTCATCGTGCAGTGATGATATGAAAAACTACGATAATAAGGCTTTTACAAGTTCATCCAAGGTAGGTACGATTCTGCTTAAAGGGACTAATGATGTAGAAGATGCTGTTATTAAGACGCAGATAGCCAAGCCTGAAGTTACTGATGTGAGAGTGACTTATAAGGCCGATTCTTCTTTGGTGGATGAATATAATATGATTTATGGTGAACAAGCCATCATTGTTCCGAGTGAGAATTATGAAATATCCGATGATGTTTCCGTGATTGAAGCAGGTGCAATGGAAGGTAATGATGTGGTGGTTCACTTTAAAAACTTATCCGAACTTGATCGTGATTTGGTTTATGTTTTGCCGGTTACGGTGGGCGATTCGAATATCGACTTCTTGAAAAGTACCCGTACTTCCTATTTTGTGATTAAAGGTGCGGCGTTGATTAATACGGTTGCTAACGTCACCAACAACTATCTGGCTTTGCAAAACCCCGGATCCTCTACTCTAAATAACTTGAGTCAATTGACTATTGAAGCGTTGGTCCGGATAGATCAGTTTGGAAAGCTCATCAGTACGGTGATGGGAATTGAAGGTAACTTCCTGTTCCGTGTGGGTGATGCCGGAGTATCCGACAACCAGCTTCAGCTGGCTACTTCCAATGGAAATGTGACGGATGCATCTTGGCAGATACCGATCAACGAATGGGTGCATATAGCAGCAACATATAGTTCTACCGATGGAGCCGTTGAGTTTTACTTGAACGGGGTGAGGAAAGGTTCCACACAGTATACCAGTTATCGTAGTTCAGTAAATTGGGCTTCCAGTAGTTTCTATATCGGAAAGTCTTATGATGATACCCGTTGGTTGGAAGGGGATATTTGTGAGGTCCGCGTCTGGAACCGTGTGCTTACGGTTGATGAAATTAAAGCGAAAGATCACTATTATGTGGTGGCACCTGATAGTGAAGGACTGGTCGCATACTGGAGATTTGATGAAGGTAGTGGGAAGGTTGTAGCAGACCATACCGGAAACGCGAATACAGTGGTGGCAAACGCGGATATGAGATGGGATACGGTTTCATTGCCCCAATAA
- a CDS encoding glycoside hydrolase family 18: protein MKIDKNSLRGLIIGSFSVLALSACSDWTDTEAISLDQANITKQNPELYAKYLQNLRKYKESDHKKVYTWFDNTQKVPFSCAHHLTDLPDSIDVVSLMYPDNLADWELNEMGQVRSEKAMKVIYTIDFESIKAAYNSKLELTTEEEPVAEEFLDYLTDSLQYALSLATKYHYDGICIGYAGKSRLHMLPDELKEYTENETAFINIMKDWHKRNPDMLITYEGNPQNLIDPSLLDDCMSILVSGKTATSEDEFTYLLLLADRDDIPQDRFGLTVMSTDLNDPNKQIGYLSDGSLAMAGLAEWASAVHDGIELEAVGIYNVSTDYYTLAQSYYYTRQLISSVNQPIK, encoded by the coding sequence ATGAAAATAGATAAGAATTCCTTAAGAGGACTCATTATAGGCTCTTTCTCTGTATTGGCATTGTCCGCTTGTTCTGACTGGACGGATACGGAGGCCATTAGTCTTGACCAGGCGAATATCACGAAGCAGAATCCGGAACTTTATGCCAAGTATTTGCAAAATTTGCGCAAATACAAAGAATCCGATCATAAAAAGGTGTATACATGGTTCGACAACACTCAGAAAGTACCGTTTAGTTGTGCCCACCATTTGACCGATCTTCCGGATAGTATTGATGTGGTAAGTCTCATGTATCCGGACAATCTTGCTGATTGGGAACTTAACGAAATGGGGCAAGTGCGTAGTGAGAAAGCTATGAAAGTGATTTATACCATTGATTTTGAATCAATAAAAGCGGCTTATAATAGCAAGCTGGAACTTACCACCGAGGAAGAACCGGTAGCGGAAGAATTCCTTGACTACTTGACAGACTCTTTGCAATATGCTCTATCGCTTGCAACTAAATATCATTACGACGGAATCTGTATCGGCTATGCCGGTAAATCAAGACTGCATATGCTTCCCGACGAACTGAAGGAATATACCGAGAATGAAACGGCTTTTATCAACATCATGAAAGACTGGCACAAACGCAATCCGGATATGTTGATAACCTATGAAGGGAATCCCCAGAATTTGATAGACCCTTCTTTACTGGATGACTGTATGTCTATTCTGGTTTCGGGAAAGACTGCGACGAGTGAGGATGAGTTCACTTACCTCCTCTTGTTGGCCGACAGGGATGACATTCCGCAAGACCGTTTCGGACTGACGGTGATGTCCACTGATTTAAACGATCCGAATAAACAAATCGGTTATTTATCTGATGGTTCATTGGCAATGGCCGGACTGGCTGAGTGGGCCTCAGCGGTTCATGATGGCATTGAACTGGAAGCTGTCGGTATTTACAATGTTTCCACAGATTATTACACGTTGGCACAGAGTTATTACTATACGAGACAACTGATCTCAAGTGTTAATCAACCTATTAAATAA